The genomic interval GGGGGTATTCGGCAGCGACGGTGGTGCGTGGGCTATCTTTCAGCAGAGGCCGAGGGCGCGTTCAAGTTCTGTCACGAGGTGGCGGAAGTGGTCAAGTCCGCAGACTTTTTCATCGATCTCGCACAGGTGGGGATCCTCGCTTTCCCCGATGGCCGAGAGGGCTTCGAAGAGTTTGACCATTTCCTCTGCCCCGTCTCCGCCGAAGACCGTCAGGGCGAGTTGGGGCACGAGATCGGGGGCGTCCGGCGAAAGACGCACGACCATACCGTGGTCTCCGAAATCGAGGTCAAAAGCGGCCAGAAGTTCCTGGGCCGCGTCCTGCACGGACATCATGGCGTGGGAGATCCCCTCGTGCGAGTGCGCATAAAAAAGAGTGTGGCAGATTTGCCCACAGCTTTCCACACCAGAAATCGGTGTCGGGAAAATGTCATCAAACGAAAAAGGCCGGGACGCGAAAGCGTCCCGGCCCGAGACCCGGCGATGTGCGCGGGTTAGCGCAGTTCGAAGAGGTTTTGGAAGGTGGCTTCGACGCGGCGGTTGTGGGCGCGGCCTTCCTCGGTGGCGTTGTCGGCGATGGGCCTGGTCAGGCCAAAGCCCTCGGAGTGCACGCGGTTGGGCGCGATGCCGAGCTTGGTTTCGAGGTAGTCTTCCACGGCCTTGGCGCGACGCTTGGACAAAGCCATGTTGTAAGCGGCCGAGCCGACATTATCGGTGTGGCCCTCGATGAGCACGGTGGCCTCCGGGTGCGCCTTGAGCAGCGTGGCGACCTTTTCGACTTCGGGCACGTAGGCGGGCTTGATGTCGGACTTGTCGAAGTCGAAGAGAATTTCAAGGCGCATTTTGATGGGAATGGGGCAGCCACGCGCGTCCACCTTCAGGTGGCGCGGGGTGTCGGGGCAGGCGTCGCGCGAATCGGGCACGCCGTCGCCGTCGGAATCGGGATCGAGCGGGGCGGCGGCCACGGCCTCGGTGTAGAAGACGTCCTTGACGAACTGGGCGCGGCGGGCCGGATCGGCCATGTCCACGGTGGTCACTGCATGGCCGCAGTTGCCCACGGCCGCGATTTCGTCGAGGATAGCCTGGTCATGCGGCTTGGTGGCGTAGCTCACGGTGTGGAAGCAGATGTTGCCGCCGGAGTTCTTATGCAGTTGTTCGGCCGCGACCACGGGATCACGCCCGGTGTTCTGGCCTCCGTCGGAGAAGATGATGATGGCGGTCTTGCCGGAGAGGTTCGTGAAGTCCGCGCCGGCCTGACGGATGCCGTCGCCAAGCGGCGTGGCGGGGCCGAGCAGCGTCTTGGCCGCCACGGCGTCGCCAAGCGGTGTGAAGTTGGCGGCGTAGCCGGAACGGGAATACGGTGTGAGTGCCGCATACTTGTGGTAGGAGGCCACGGTGGCCAGGCCGGAGTTGTAGCCCAACTCGGGGATCAATTCGTTCATGGCCTTGAGGTCGGCCAGGGCGAGATCGGCCTTGCGCGAGTCGGTGTCGCAGTAGCGCCAGGACATGGAGCCGGACATGTCGAAGAGGACGATGAAATTGTCCACCTTACGCACCATCTGACTGGCGGCGAAGGCGGGCGACTGGGCCAGGAGCATGATCGCCACGGCGACCATGGTCGCGAAAGCGAAGCGGGAGCGTCCGTTCATGGCTACTTCCTTCTGTTTGGTTGATGAAAAGGCGAAATTTACTGCCAGAAGACTAGCACGATTCAGCGCATGTAACAACGGAAAAGGATAAAAAAGGCCGCCATTGGCCGAATTCGCCGTCATTTGAAGAAAATGGCGCAGGCGTTGGCGAAGACGCGCGTGTAGCGCCGTGGCTCTTCCAGAATCGTCTTGCCCGTTGCCCTGGCCATGCCTCGGAGCATGCCCGAGAAGACCGCGTGGTGCACAGGGTAGACTGAATACCAGTAGATGAGCCCGGCGATCCCGCGTGGCAGGAACCTTGCCAGGATGGTCAACTCCGTCGCGTTGCGGCTGATGGCCTCGACGTGGAACTCGAGGAAGGCCTCGCCCGGCGTCTTCATTTCCGAGTGCAGCAGGAGTTTTTGCGGCGGCTCGACCGACAGCACACGAAAGAAATCCAGGGCGTCTCCGACGCGGATGTCCTCGGGGTGGCGGCGGCCTCGGTTGAGACCTGGGCCCGCGATGATCTGGTCGAACAGGCCGCGCATGCGCCACAGGGTGTTGGAGGCGTACCAGCCCGTTTCGCCGCCGATGCGGGTCACTACGGGCCAGATGTCCTCGGGCGAGGCCTCCAGCACCGCGCGGTAGCCGCACTGCAGTTCCTTGCCGCCCGCGTATTTCGGGTCGCCGCACTGGGTCC from Alkalidesulfovibrio alkalitolerans DSM 16529 carries:
- a CDS encoding OmpA family protein — its product is MNGRSRFAFATMVAVAIMLLAQSPAFAASQMVRKVDNFIVLFDMSGSMSWRYCDTDSRKADLALADLKAMNELIPELGYNSGLATVASYHKYAALTPYSRSGYAANFTPLGDAVAAKTLLGPATPLGDGIRQAGADFTNLSGKTAIIIFSDGGQNTGRDPVVAAEQLHKNSGGNICFHTVSYATKPHDQAILDEIAAVGNCGHAVTTVDMADPARRAQFVKDVFYTEAVAAAPLDPDSDGDGVPDSRDACPDTPRHLKVDARGCPIPIKMRLEILFDFDKSDIKPAYVPEVEKVATLLKAHPEATVLIEGHTDNVGSAAYNMALSKRRAKAVEDYLETKLGIAPNRVHSEGFGLTRPIADNATEEGRAHNRRVEATFQNLFELR